In Quercus robur chromosome 11, dhQueRobu3.1, whole genome shotgun sequence, the following proteins share a genomic window:
- the LOC126705432 gene encoding probable protein phosphatase 2C 62 isoform X5: MSHLLFFFSHSPTATATPRSLTFSCFNFLPLQILQHHHHHPLPISSSSKLKLSPTHHPFLSKPISPSSSRPSCSSTEDLHLVSTTECSDGSVLFRFANASELEKIEEEEEEAGYNYKDFQHNLYSDREQTSNPSEVDDQTSISREITNTDTDSSVVKAAAVLHTNITDSSASVIQDLGTNVHIQKDSIEDLHLVSTTECSDGSVLFRFANASELKKIEEEEEEETGYNYKDFQHNLYSDREQISNPTEVDDQISISREITNTDTDTDTDSSVVKAAAVLHNKITDSSASVIQDLGTDVHIQKDSIEDGKYVIMSSKNEVDASSISLVLDVVSDFGKVSTPCEEVSGEKISGENRIQAKSSESESTVDQVSSSYALETSNMVNADKDHSVDTNTMVTYMTDEKSNEGNVTQEMMDVSSSLEAKPILDKEISHNPEDESVNADEIESSTVVMMPVATSLEAEPVLNEEISHNPEDESVNADEIGSSTVLNDSVHSLYSKEELTVCDAHESNVAQLTNPKAVELISIESTPNGEQISTAGLVLYSGAALLPHPSKALTGGEDAYFVAGQNWLGVADGVGQWSLEGMNAGQYAQELLENCEKIVLDSKSVPMTKPEEVLIRSAAESQSPGSSTVLVAYFDGQVLHVANIGDSGFIAIRNGAVFNRSSAMVHGFNFPLQIERGDDPTEFIEGYKIDLDEGDVIVAATDGLFDNLYEKEIASAVSNSLQASLKPQDIAEYLAMRAQEVGRSACGRTPFADAAQAAGYVGYTGGKLDDVTVIVSFIQKRSSSNSHAAVRQ, encoded by the exons ATGTCTCATCTACTATTCTTCTTCTCACACTCTCCCACGGCCACTGCCACACCTCGCTCCCTTACCTTCTCTTGCTTCAACTTTTTACCTTTACAAATACTTcagcatcatcatcaccatccaCTTCCAATATCTTCTTCTTCGAAACTGAAGCTAAGTCCAACCCACCACCCGTTTCTTTCCAAACCCATCTCACCTTCAAGCTCAAGGCCTAGTTGTTCATCCACAGAAGATCTCCACCTTGTTTCAACAACCG AATGTTCTGATGGCAGTGTGTTGTTCCGGTTTGCCAATGCGAGTGAGCTcgaaaaaattgaagaagaagaagaagaagctggtTACAATTACAAGGACTTTCAACATAATTTGTATTCTGACAGAGAACAAACAAGTAACCCATCTGAAGTGGATGATCAAACGTCTATAAGCAGAGAGATTACTAATACTGATACTGATAGCAGTGTGGTAAAAGCAGCAGCCGTATTACATACCAACATAACTGATTCCTCTGCCAGTGTTATTCAGGATTTAGGAACCAATGTGCATATACAGAAGGATTCTATTGAAGATCTCCACCTTGTTTCAACAACCG AATGTTCTGATGGCAGTGTGCTGTTCCGGTTTGCCAATGCGAGTGAgctcaaaaaaattgaagaagaagaagaagaagaaactggtTACAATTACAAGGACTTTCAACATAATTTGTATTCTGACAGAGAACAAATAAGTAACCCAACTGAAGTGGATGATCAAATTTCTATAAGCAGAGAGATTACTAATACTGATACTGATACTGATACTGATAGCAGTGTGGTAAAAGCAGCAGCCGTATTACATAACAAAATAACTGATTCCTCTGCCAGTGTTATTCAGGATTTAGGAACCGATGTGCATATACAGAAGGATTCTATTGAAGATGGTAAATATGTCATTATGAGTTCTAAGAATGAAGTTGATGCATCCAGTATTTCTTTGGTTCTGGATGTGGTTTCAGATTTTGGAAAGGTTAGTACTCCTTGTGAGGAAGTTTCAGGTGAGAAGATTTCTGGTGAAAATAGAATCCAAGCGAAATCTTCTGAATCCGAGTCCACGGTTGATCAAGTATCCAGTAGTTATGCTCTTGAAACCAGTAACATGGTGAACGCTGATAAGGATCATAGTGTGGATACAAATACAATGGTGACTTACATGACTGATGAAAAAAGTAATGAAGGCAATGTCACTCAAGAGATGATGGATGTGTCCTCTTCATTAGAGGCCAAACCAATTCTCGATAAGGAGATAAGCCATAATCCAGAGGATGAATCTGTTAATGCAGATGAAATTGAAAGCTCAACAGTG GTGATGATGCCTGTAGCCACTTCATTAGAGGCCGAACCAGTTCTCAATGAAGAGATAAGCCATAATCCAGAGGACGAATCTGTTAATGCAGATGAAATTGGAAGCTCAACAGTG TTAAATGACAGTGTGCATTCCTTGTATTCGAAGGAAGAATTAACTGTATGTGATGCACATGAAAGCAATGTTGCTCAATTAACAAATCCGAAAGCTGTagaattgatttcaattgaGAGTACTCCTAATGG GGAGCAAATTTCCACAGCAGGACTTGTCCTATATTCTGGTGCTGCTCTATTGCCACATCCCTCTAAG GCATTGACAGGTGGAGAGGATGCTTATTTTGTAGCTGGCCAGAACTGGCTAGGTGTGGCTGATGGAGTTGGTCAGTGGTCACTGGAAG GGATGAATGCCGGGCAGTATGCCCAAGAGCTCTTGGAGAACTGTGAAAAGATAGTGTTAGACTCCAAAAGTGTTCCAATGACCAAACCAGAAGAAGTTCTTATAAGAAGTGCTGCAGAATCACAATCTCCTGGATCATCTACTGTTTTGGTTGCTTACTTTGATGGTCAG GTTCTCCACGTGGCCAATATTGGAGACTCAGGATTTATAGCAATAAGAAATGGTGCTGTCTTTAACAGATCATCTGCAATGGTTCACGGATTCAATTTTCCATTACAGATTGAGAGAGGTGACGATCCCACAGAATTCATAGAG GGTTACAAAATAGATCTGGATGAAGGAGATGTAATTGTCGCTGCAACTGACGGCCTTTTTGACAACTTATATGAGAAAGAGATAGCTTCAGCTGTATCGAACTCA
- the LOC126705432 gene encoding probable protein phosphatase 2C 62 isoform X6: MSHLLFFFSHSPTATATPRSLTFSCFNFLPLQILQHHHHHPLPISSSSKLKLSPTHHPFLSKPISPSSSRPSCSSTEDLHLVSTTECSDGSVLFRFANASELEKIEEEEEEAGYNYKDFQHNLYSDREQTSNPSEVDDQTSISREITNTDTDSSVVKAAAVLHTNITDSSASVIQDLGTNVHIQKDSIEDLHLVSTTECSDGSVLFRFANASELKKIEEEEEEETGYNYKDFQHNLYSDREQISNPTEVDDQISISREITNTDTDTDTDSSVVKAAAVLHNKITDSSASVIQDLGTDVHIQKDSIEDGKYVIMSSKNEVDASSISLVLDVVSDFGKVSTPCEEVSGEKISGENRIQAKSSESESTVDQVSSSYALETSNMVNADKDHSVDTNTMVTYMTDEKSNEGNVTQEMMDVSSSLEAKPILDKEISHNPEDESVNADEIESSTVVMMPVATSLEAEPVLNEEISHNPEDESVNADEIGSSTVLNDSVHSLYSKEELTVCDAHESNVAQLTNPKAVELISIESTPNGEQISTAGLVLYSGAALLPHPSKALTGGEDAYFVAGQNWLGVADGVGQWSLEGMNAGQYAQELLENCEKIVLDSKSVPMTKPEEVLIRSAAESQSPGSSTVLVAYFDGQVLHVANIGDSGFIAIRNGAVFNRSSAMVHGFNFPLQIERGDDPTEFIEGYKIDLDEGDVIVAATDGLFDNLYEKEIASAVSNSLQASLKPQDIAEYLAMRAQEVGRSACGRTPFADAAQAAGYVGYTGGKLDDVTVIVSFIQKRSSSNSHAVQQ; encoded by the exons ATGTCTCATCTACTATTCTTCTTCTCACACTCTCCCACGGCCACTGCCACACCTCGCTCCCTTACCTTCTCTTGCTTCAACTTTTTACCTTTACAAATACTTcagcatcatcatcaccatccaCTTCCAATATCTTCTTCTTCGAAACTGAAGCTAAGTCCAACCCACCACCCGTTTCTTTCCAAACCCATCTCACCTTCAAGCTCAAGGCCTAGTTGTTCATCCACAGAAGATCTCCACCTTGTTTCAACAACCG AATGTTCTGATGGCAGTGTGTTGTTCCGGTTTGCCAATGCGAGTGAGCTcgaaaaaattgaagaagaagaagaagaagctggtTACAATTACAAGGACTTTCAACATAATTTGTATTCTGACAGAGAACAAACAAGTAACCCATCTGAAGTGGATGATCAAACGTCTATAAGCAGAGAGATTACTAATACTGATACTGATAGCAGTGTGGTAAAAGCAGCAGCCGTATTACATACCAACATAACTGATTCCTCTGCCAGTGTTATTCAGGATTTAGGAACCAATGTGCATATACAGAAGGATTCTATTGAAGATCTCCACCTTGTTTCAACAACCG AATGTTCTGATGGCAGTGTGCTGTTCCGGTTTGCCAATGCGAGTGAgctcaaaaaaattgaagaagaagaagaagaagaaactggtTACAATTACAAGGACTTTCAACATAATTTGTATTCTGACAGAGAACAAATAAGTAACCCAACTGAAGTGGATGATCAAATTTCTATAAGCAGAGAGATTACTAATACTGATACTGATACTGATACTGATAGCAGTGTGGTAAAAGCAGCAGCCGTATTACATAACAAAATAACTGATTCCTCTGCCAGTGTTATTCAGGATTTAGGAACCGATGTGCATATACAGAAGGATTCTATTGAAGATGGTAAATATGTCATTATGAGTTCTAAGAATGAAGTTGATGCATCCAGTATTTCTTTGGTTCTGGATGTGGTTTCAGATTTTGGAAAGGTTAGTACTCCTTGTGAGGAAGTTTCAGGTGAGAAGATTTCTGGTGAAAATAGAATCCAAGCGAAATCTTCTGAATCCGAGTCCACGGTTGATCAAGTATCCAGTAGTTATGCTCTTGAAACCAGTAACATGGTGAACGCTGATAAGGATCATAGTGTGGATACAAATACAATGGTGACTTACATGACTGATGAAAAAAGTAATGAAGGCAATGTCACTCAAGAGATGATGGATGTGTCCTCTTCATTAGAGGCCAAACCAATTCTCGATAAGGAGATAAGCCATAATCCAGAGGATGAATCTGTTAATGCAGATGAAATTGAAAGCTCAACAGTG GTGATGATGCCTGTAGCCACTTCATTAGAGGCCGAACCAGTTCTCAATGAAGAGATAAGCCATAATCCAGAGGACGAATCTGTTAATGCAGATGAAATTGGAAGCTCAACAGTG TTAAATGACAGTGTGCATTCCTTGTATTCGAAGGAAGAATTAACTGTATGTGATGCACATGAAAGCAATGTTGCTCAATTAACAAATCCGAAAGCTGTagaattgatttcaattgaGAGTACTCCTAATGG GGAGCAAATTTCCACAGCAGGACTTGTCCTATATTCTGGTGCTGCTCTATTGCCACATCCCTCTAAG GCATTGACAGGTGGAGAGGATGCTTATTTTGTAGCTGGCCAGAACTGGCTAGGTGTGGCTGATGGAGTTGGTCAGTGGTCACTGGAAG GGATGAATGCCGGGCAGTATGCCCAAGAGCTCTTGGAGAACTGTGAAAAGATAGTGTTAGACTCCAAAAGTGTTCCAATGACCAAACCAGAAGAAGTTCTTATAAGAAGTGCTGCAGAATCACAATCTCCTGGATCATCTACTGTTTTGGTTGCTTACTTTGATGGTCAG GTTCTCCACGTGGCCAATATTGGAGACTCAGGATTTATAGCAATAAGAAATGGTGCTGTCTTTAACAGATCATCTGCAATGGTTCACGGATTCAATTTTCCATTACAGATTGAGAGAGGTGACGATCCCACAGAATTCATAGAG GGTTACAAAATAGATCTGGATGAAGGAGATGTAATTGTCGCTGCAACTGACGGCCTTTTTGACAACTTATATGAGAAAGAGATAGCTTCAGCTGTATCGAACTCA
- the LOC126705432 gene encoding probable protein phosphatase 2C 62 isoform X4 produces MSHLLFFFSHSPTATATPRSLTFSCFNFLPLQILQHHHHHPLPISSSSKLKLSPTHHPFLSKPISPSSSRPSCSSTEDLHLVSTTECSDGSVLFRFANASELEKIEEEEEEAGYNYKDFQHNLYSDREQTSNPSEVDDQTSISREITNTDTDSSVVKAAAVLHTNITDSSASVIQDLGTNVHIQKDSIEDLHLVSTTECSDGSVLFRFANASELKKIEEEEEEETGYNYKDFQHNLYSDREQISNPTEVDDQISISREITNTDTDTDTDSSVVKAAAVLHNKITDSSASVIQDLGTDVHIQKDSIEDGKYVIMSSKNEVDASSISLVLDVVSDFGKVSTPCEEVSGEKISGENRIQAKSSESESTVDQVSSSYALETSNMVNADKDHSVDTNTMVTYMTDEKSNEGNVTQEMMDVSSSLEAKPILDKEISHNPEDESVNADEIESSTVVMMPVATSLEAEPVLNEEISHNPEDESVNADEIGSSTVLNDSVHSLYSKEELTVCDAHESNVAQLTNPKAVELISIESTPNGEQISTAGLVLYSGAALLPHPSKALTGGEDAYFVAGQNWLGVADGVGQWSLEGMNAGQYAQELLENCEKIVLDSKSVPMTKPEEVLIRSAAESQSPGSSTVLVAYFDGQVLHVANIGDSGFIAIRNGAVFNRSSAMVHGFNFPLQIERGDDPTEFIEGYKIDLDEGDVIVAATDGLFDNLYEKEIASAVSNSLQASLKPQDIAEYLAMRAQEVGRSACGRTPFADAAQAAGYVGYTGGKLDDVTVIVSFIQKRSSSNSQRKASHK; encoded by the exons ATGTCTCATCTACTATTCTTCTTCTCACACTCTCCCACGGCCACTGCCACACCTCGCTCCCTTACCTTCTCTTGCTTCAACTTTTTACCTTTACAAATACTTcagcatcatcatcaccatccaCTTCCAATATCTTCTTCTTCGAAACTGAAGCTAAGTCCAACCCACCACCCGTTTCTTTCCAAACCCATCTCACCTTCAAGCTCAAGGCCTAGTTGTTCATCCACAGAAGATCTCCACCTTGTTTCAACAACCG AATGTTCTGATGGCAGTGTGTTGTTCCGGTTTGCCAATGCGAGTGAGCTcgaaaaaattgaagaagaagaagaagaagctggtTACAATTACAAGGACTTTCAACATAATTTGTATTCTGACAGAGAACAAACAAGTAACCCATCTGAAGTGGATGATCAAACGTCTATAAGCAGAGAGATTACTAATACTGATACTGATAGCAGTGTGGTAAAAGCAGCAGCCGTATTACATACCAACATAACTGATTCCTCTGCCAGTGTTATTCAGGATTTAGGAACCAATGTGCATATACAGAAGGATTCTATTGAAGATCTCCACCTTGTTTCAACAACCG AATGTTCTGATGGCAGTGTGCTGTTCCGGTTTGCCAATGCGAGTGAgctcaaaaaaattgaagaagaagaagaagaagaaactggtTACAATTACAAGGACTTTCAACATAATTTGTATTCTGACAGAGAACAAATAAGTAACCCAACTGAAGTGGATGATCAAATTTCTATAAGCAGAGAGATTACTAATACTGATACTGATACTGATACTGATAGCAGTGTGGTAAAAGCAGCAGCCGTATTACATAACAAAATAACTGATTCCTCTGCCAGTGTTATTCAGGATTTAGGAACCGATGTGCATATACAGAAGGATTCTATTGAAGATGGTAAATATGTCATTATGAGTTCTAAGAATGAAGTTGATGCATCCAGTATTTCTTTGGTTCTGGATGTGGTTTCAGATTTTGGAAAGGTTAGTACTCCTTGTGAGGAAGTTTCAGGTGAGAAGATTTCTGGTGAAAATAGAATCCAAGCGAAATCTTCTGAATCCGAGTCCACGGTTGATCAAGTATCCAGTAGTTATGCTCTTGAAACCAGTAACATGGTGAACGCTGATAAGGATCATAGTGTGGATACAAATACAATGGTGACTTACATGACTGATGAAAAAAGTAATGAAGGCAATGTCACTCAAGAGATGATGGATGTGTCCTCTTCATTAGAGGCCAAACCAATTCTCGATAAGGAGATAAGCCATAATCCAGAGGATGAATCTGTTAATGCAGATGAAATTGAAAGCTCAACAGTG GTGATGATGCCTGTAGCCACTTCATTAGAGGCCGAACCAGTTCTCAATGAAGAGATAAGCCATAATCCAGAGGACGAATCTGTTAATGCAGATGAAATTGGAAGCTCAACAGTG TTAAATGACAGTGTGCATTCCTTGTATTCGAAGGAAGAATTAACTGTATGTGATGCACATGAAAGCAATGTTGCTCAATTAACAAATCCGAAAGCTGTagaattgatttcaattgaGAGTACTCCTAATGG GGAGCAAATTTCCACAGCAGGACTTGTCCTATATTCTGGTGCTGCTCTATTGCCACATCCCTCTAAG GCATTGACAGGTGGAGAGGATGCTTATTTTGTAGCTGGCCAGAACTGGCTAGGTGTGGCTGATGGAGTTGGTCAGTGGTCACTGGAAG GGATGAATGCCGGGCAGTATGCCCAAGAGCTCTTGGAGAACTGTGAAAAGATAGTGTTAGACTCCAAAAGTGTTCCAATGACCAAACCAGAAGAAGTTCTTATAAGAAGTGCTGCAGAATCACAATCTCCTGGATCATCTACTGTTTTGGTTGCTTACTTTGATGGTCAG GTTCTCCACGTGGCCAATATTGGAGACTCAGGATTTATAGCAATAAGAAATGGTGCTGTCTTTAACAGATCATCTGCAATGGTTCACGGATTCAATTTTCCATTACAGATTGAGAGAGGTGACGATCCCACAGAATTCATAGAG GGTTACAAAATAGATCTGGATGAAGGAGATGTAATTGTCGCTGCAACTGACGGCCTTTTTGACAACTTATATGAGAAAGAGATAGCTTCAGCTGTATCGAACTCA
- the LOC126705432 gene encoding probable protein phosphatase 2C 62 isoform X9, with product MSHLLFFFSHSPTATATPRSLTFSCFNFLPLQILQHHHHHPLPISSSSKLKLSPTHHPFLSKPISPSSSRPSCSSTEDLHLVSTTECSDGSVLFRFANASELEKIEEEEEEAGYNYKDFQHNLYSDREQTSNPSEVDDQTSISREITNTDTDSSVVKAAAVLHTNITDSSASVIQDLGTNVHIQKDSIEDLHLVSTTECSDGSVLFRFANASELKKIEEEEEEETGYNYKDFQHNLYSDREQISNPTEVDDQISISREITNTDTDTDTDSSVVKAAAVLHNKITDSSASVIQDLGTDVHIQKDSIEDGKYVIMSSKNEVDASSISLVLDVVSDFGKVSTPCEEVSGEKISGENRIQAKSSESESTVDQVSSSYALETSNMVNADKDHSVDTNTMVTYMTDEKSNEGNVTQEMMDVSSSLEAKPILDKEISHNPEDESVNADEIESSTVVMMPVATSLEAEPVLNEEISHNPEDESVNADEIGSSTVLNDSVHSLYSKEELTVCDAHESNVAQLTNPKAVELISIESTPNGEQISTAGLVLYSGAALLPHPSKALTGGEDAYFVAGQNWLGVADGVGQWSLEGMNAGQYAQELLENCEKIVLDSKSVPMTKPEEVLIRSAAESQSPGSSTVLVAYFDGQVLHVANIGDSGFIAIRNGAVFNRSSAMVHGFNFPLQIERGDDPTEFIEGNTVDFYEGVLA from the exons ATGTCTCATCTACTATTCTTCTTCTCACACTCTCCCACGGCCACTGCCACACCTCGCTCCCTTACCTTCTCTTGCTTCAACTTTTTACCTTTACAAATACTTcagcatcatcatcaccatccaCTTCCAATATCTTCTTCTTCGAAACTGAAGCTAAGTCCAACCCACCACCCGTTTCTTTCCAAACCCATCTCACCTTCAAGCTCAAGGCCTAGTTGTTCATCCACAGAAGATCTCCACCTTGTTTCAACAACCG AATGTTCTGATGGCAGTGTGTTGTTCCGGTTTGCCAATGCGAGTGAGCTcgaaaaaattgaagaagaagaagaagaagctggtTACAATTACAAGGACTTTCAACATAATTTGTATTCTGACAGAGAACAAACAAGTAACCCATCTGAAGTGGATGATCAAACGTCTATAAGCAGAGAGATTACTAATACTGATACTGATAGCAGTGTGGTAAAAGCAGCAGCCGTATTACATACCAACATAACTGATTCCTCTGCCAGTGTTATTCAGGATTTAGGAACCAATGTGCATATACAGAAGGATTCTATTGAAGATCTCCACCTTGTTTCAACAACCG AATGTTCTGATGGCAGTGTGCTGTTCCGGTTTGCCAATGCGAGTGAgctcaaaaaaattgaagaagaagaagaagaagaaactggtTACAATTACAAGGACTTTCAACATAATTTGTATTCTGACAGAGAACAAATAAGTAACCCAACTGAAGTGGATGATCAAATTTCTATAAGCAGAGAGATTACTAATACTGATACTGATACTGATACTGATAGCAGTGTGGTAAAAGCAGCAGCCGTATTACATAACAAAATAACTGATTCCTCTGCCAGTGTTATTCAGGATTTAGGAACCGATGTGCATATACAGAAGGATTCTATTGAAGATGGTAAATATGTCATTATGAGTTCTAAGAATGAAGTTGATGCATCCAGTATTTCTTTGGTTCTGGATGTGGTTTCAGATTTTGGAAAGGTTAGTACTCCTTGTGAGGAAGTTTCAGGTGAGAAGATTTCTGGTGAAAATAGAATCCAAGCGAAATCTTCTGAATCCGAGTCCACGGTTGATCAAGTATCCAGTAGTTATGCTCTTGAAACCAGTAACATGGTGAACGCTGATAAGGATCATAGTGTGGATACAAATACAATGGTGACTTACATGACTGATGAAAAAAGTAATGAAGGCAATGTCACTCAAGAGATGATGGATGTGTCCTCTTCATTAGAGGCCAAACCAATTCTCGATAAGGAGATAAGCCATAATCCAGAGGATGAATCTGTTAATGCAGATGAAATTGAAAGCTCAACAGTG GTGATGATGCCTGTAGCCACTTCATTAGAGGCCGAACCAGTTCTCAATGAAGAGATAAGCCATAATCCAGAGGACGAATCTGTTAATGCAGATGAAATTGGAAGCTCAACAGTG TTAAATGACAGTGTGCATTCCTTGTATTCGAAGGAAGAATTAACTGTATGTGATGCACATGAAAGCAATGTTGCTCAATTAACAAATCCGAAAGCTGTagaattgatttcaattgaGAGTACTCCTAATGG GGAGCAAATTTCCACAGCAGGACTTGTCCTATATTCTGGTGCTGCTCTATTGCCACATCCCTCTAAG GCATTGACAGGTGGAGAGGATGCTTATTTTGTAGCTGGCCAGAACTGGCTAGGTGTGGCTGATGGAGTTGGTCAGTGGTCACTGGAAG GGATGAATGCCGGGCAGTATGCCCAAGAGCTCTTGGAGAACTGTGAAAAGATAGTGTTAGACTCCAAAAGTGTTCCAATGACCAAACCAGAAGAAGTTCTTATAAGAAGTGCTGCAGAATCACAATCTCCTGGATCATCTACTGTTTTGGTTGCTTACTTTGATGGTCAG GTTCTCCACGTGGCCAATATTGGAGACTCAGGATTTATAGCAATAAGAAATGGTGCTGTCTTTAACAGATCATCTGCAATGGTTCACGGATTCAATTTTCCATTACAGATTGAGAGAGGTGACGATCCCACAGAATTCATAGAG GGAAACACAGTTGATTTTTATGAAGGAGTTTTAGCATAA
- the LOC126705432 gene encoding probable protein phosphatase 2C 62 isoform X10 — protein sequence MSHLLFFFSHSPTATATPRSLTFSCFNFLPLQILQHHHHHPLPISSSSKLKLSPTHHPFLSKPISPSSSRPSCSSTEDLHLVSTTECSDGSVLFRFANASELEKIEEEEEEAGYNYKDFQHNLYSDREQTSNPSEVDDQTSISREITNTDTDSSVVKAAAVLHTNITDSSASVIQDLGTNVHIQKDSIEDLHLVSTTECSDGSVLFRFANASELKKIEEEEEEETGYNYKDFQHNLYSDREQISNPTEVDDQISISREITNTDTDTDTDSSVVKAAAVLHNKITDSSASVIQDLGTDVHIQKDSIEDGKYVIMSSKNEVDASSISLVLDVVSDFGKVSTPCEEVSGEKISGENRIQAKSSESESTVDQVSSSYALETSNMVNADKDHSVDTNTMVTYMTDEKSNEGNVTQEMMDVSSSLEAKPILDKEISHNPEDESVNADEIESSTVVMMPVATSLEAEPVLNEEISHNPEDESVNADEIGSSTVLNDSVHSLYSKEELTVCDAHESNVAQLTNPKAVELISIESTPNGEQISTAGLVLYSGAALLPHPSKALTGGEDAYFVAGQNWLGVADGVGQWSLEGMNAGQYAQELLENCEKIVLDSKSVPMTKPEEVLIRSAAESQSPGSSTVLVAYFDGQCWTVINSYNMMLHEHFLARLYINYYNFNL from the exons ATGTCTCATCTACTATTCTTCTTCTCACACTCTCCCACGGCCACTGCCACACCTCGCTCCCTTACCTTCTCTTGCTTCAACTTTTTACCTTTACAAATACTTcagcatcatcatcaccatccaCTTCCAATATCTTCTTCTTCGAAACTGAAGCTAAGTCCAACCCACCACCCGTTTCTTTCCAAACCCATCTCACCTTCAAGCTCAAGGCCTAGTTGTTCATCCACAGAAGATCTCCACCTTGTTTCAACAACCG AATGTTCTGATGGCAGTGTGTTGTTCCGGTTTGCCAATGCGAGTGAGCTcgaaaaaattgaagaagaagaagaagaagctggtTACAATTACAAGGACTTTCAACATAATTTGTATTCTGACAGAGAACAAACAAGTAACCCATCTGAAGTGGATGATCAAACGTCTATAAGCAGAGAGATTACTAATACTGATACTGATAGCAGTGTGGTAAAAGCAGCAGCCGTATTACATACCAACATAACTGATTCCTCTGCCAGTGTTATTCAGGATTTAGGAACCAATGTGCATATACAGAAGGATTCTATTGAAGATCTCCACCTTGTTTCAACAACCG AATGTTCTGATGGCAGTGTGCTGTTCCGGTTTGCCAATGCGAGTGAgctcaaaaaaattgaagaagaagaagaagaagaaactggtTACAATTACAAGGACTTTCAACATAATTTGTATTCTGACAGAGAACAAATAAGTAACCCAACTGAAGTGGATGATCAAATTTCTATAAGCAGAGAGATTACTAATACTGATACTGATACTGATACTGATAGCAGTGTGGTAAAAGCAGCAGCCGTATTACATAACAAAATAACTGATTCCTCTGCCAGTGTTATTCAGGATTTAGGAACCGATGTGCATATACAGAAGGATTCTATTGAAGATGGTAAATATGTCATTATGAGTTCTAAGAATGAAGTTGATGCATCCAGTATTTCTTTGGTTCTGGATGTGGTTTCAGATTTTGGAAAGGTTAGTACTCCTTGTGAGGAAGTTTCAGGTGAGAAGATTTCTGGTGAAAATAGAATCCAAGCGAAATCTTCTGAATCCGAGTCCACGGTTGATCAAGTATCCAGTAGTTATGCTCTTGAAACCAGTAACATGGTGAACGCTGATAAGGATCATAGTGTGGATACAAATACAATGGTGACTTACATGACTGATGAAAAAAGTAATGAAGGCAATGTCACTCAAGAGATGATGGATGTGTCCTCTTCATTAGAGGCCAAACCAATTCTCGATAAGGAGATAAGCCATAATCCAGAGGATGAATCTGTTAATGCAGATGAAATTGAAAGCTCAACAGTG GTGATGATGCCTGTAGCCACTTCATTAGAGGCCGAACCAGTTCTCAATGAAGAGATAAGCCATAATCCAGAGGACGAATCTGTTAATGCAGATGAAATTGGAAGCTCAACAGTG TTAAATGACAGTGTGCATTCCTTGTATTCGAAGGAAGAATTAACTGTATGTGATGCACATGAAAGCAATGTTGCTCAATTAACAAATCCGAAAGCTGTagaattgatttcaattgaGAGTACTCCTAATGG GGAGCAAATTTCCACAGCAGGACTTGTCCTATATTCTGGTGCTGCTCTATTGCCACATCCCTCTAAG GCATTGACAGGTGGAGAGGATGCTTATTTTGTAGCTGGCCAGAACTGGCTAGGTGTGGCTGATGGAGTTGGTCAGTGGTCACTGGAAG GGATGAATGCCGGGCAGTATGCCCAAGAGCTCTTGGAGAACTGTGAAAAGATAGTGTTAGACTCCAAAAGTGTTCCAATGACCAAACCAGAAGAAGTTCTTATAAGAAGTGCTGCAGAATCACAATCTCCTGGATCATCTACTGTTTTGGTTGCTTACTTTGATGGTCAG tgCTGGACAGTTATAAACTCTTACAATATGATGCTTCACGAACATTTTCTTGCAAGGCTGTACATCAACTATTACAATTTCAATTTATAG